The following coding sequences lie in one Flavobacterium sp. 20NA77.7 genomic window:
- a CDS encoding VPS10 domain-containing protein, whose protein sequence is MKKLFVLFFILNSFLSVSQESNFQALKFQNIGPTIMSGRVVDVAVNANNPTEFYVAYASGGLWYTSNNGTSFEPVMDSAPTQNIGCVAVDWESGLILVGTGEVNSSRSSYAGIGVLKSTNKGKTWTNIGLTDSHHISKIWINPKDNNEIVVGVLGHLYSKNDERGVFKTTDGGKTWKKTLFINDETGIIDISFAPSNPKIMFAAAWERERKAYNFKGNGSNSGIYKSENSGTTWVKIEENSGFPSNKGIGRIGLTSFSENITYAIVDNQNVRPNATGKMPKDANAALFEAEVIGAEIYKTVDKGKAWTKTHDKFINDAFYSYGYYFADITVDESDENRLYISAVPLLFSNDGGKTFASLSKDNVHSDHHVCWINPKKPNHIINGNDGGINITYDNGEHWIKCNNQAVGQFYAVNVDDKENYEVYGGLQDNGVWAGPNNYVHNVEWVQNGKYPYEFLSGGDGMQVQIDTRTNQLVYTGSQFGNYTKINRNTAERDYITPRAEKKEEPYRFNWQTPILLSSHNQDVVYLGGQYVFRSMNQGKKWQKISPDLTKGKVEGNVPFGTITSLAESTFKFGQIIVGTDDGNIYITKDSGENWTKVSSNLPQNLWVSRVRFSNFNKNRVYATLNGYRNDDFTTYVFVSEDLGLTWNSLTEKFNENAANVILEDTENENILYLGTDNGLFISIDKGKIWQDFSSEIPNVAVHDLVIQKREKDLIVATHGRSLYKLNISNLQQIDENNKLFKTEEIVFSKNWGNKNYSWGKENTPNVEIWYYVKEFTNPILTIKNKEGIVVFTHQGKAEKGMVKLDFDLSIDEKMKTSIEKKNTKIKINQADNKKYYLPIGKYTIELEANGKKESQILVIKEKN, encoded by the coding sequence ATGAAAAAGCTATTTGTTCTATTCTTTATTTTAAATTCATTCCTTTCCGTATCACAAGAAAGTAATTTTCAAGCATTGAAATTTCAAAATATTGGCCCAACAATTATGAGTGGCCGAGTGGTTGACGTAGCTGTCAATGCAAATAATCCAACAGAATTTTATGTGGCGTATGCTTCAGGTGGTTTATGGTACACCTCAAATAATGGTACTAGTTTCGAACCCGTTATGGACAGTGCTCCAACGCAAAATATTGGTTGTGTAGCGGTTGATTGGGAATCGGGTTTAATTTTGGTTGGAACAGGTGAAGTGAATTCTTCTCGTTCATCTTATGCGGGAATTGGTGTTTTGAAATCTACAAATAAAGGTAAAACATGGACAAATATTGGTTTAACAGATAGTCATCATATTTCTAAAATTTGGATAAATCCGAAGGATAATAACGAAATTGTTGTGGGCGTTTTAGGTCATCTGTATTCGAAAAATGATGAGCGGGGAGTATTTAAAACTACAGATGGAGGAAAAACATGGAAAAAAACCTTGTTTATTAATGATGAAACAGGAATTATTGATATTAGTTTTGCTCCTAGCAACCCTAAAATAATGTTTGCCGCAGCTTGGGAACGGGAACGAAAGGCGTATAATTTTAAAGGAAATGGAAGTAATTCTGGAATTTATAAAAGTGAAAATTCAGGCACAACTTGGGTAAAAATTGAAGAAAATTCAGGGTTCCCAAGTAATAAAGGGATAGGAAGAATTGGTTTAACTTCTTTTAGTGAAAATATAACTTATGCTATTGTTGATAATCAAAACGTAAGACCAAATGCTACAGGTAAAATGCCAAAAGACGCTAATGCCGCCTTGTTTGAAGCTGAAGTTATTGGTGCTGAAATTTATAAAACCGTTGATAAAGGAAAAGCGTGGACAAAAACACATGATAAATTTATTAATGATGCTTTTTATTCTTACGGCTATTATTTTGCAGATATTACGGTAGATGAATCGGATGAGAATAGACTTTATATTTCGGCCGTTCCTCTTTTGTTTTCTAACGATGGCGGAAAAACCTTCGCGTCATTAAGCAAAGACAACGTTCATTCAGATCATCATGTATGTTGGATAAATCCAAAAAAACCTAACCACATAATTAATGGAAATGATGGTGGAATAAATATTACTTACGATAACGGAGAACATTGGATAAAATGTAACAATCAAGCGGTTGGGCAATTTTACGCAGTTAACGTGGACGATAAAGAAAACTATGAAGTATATGGCGGGTTACAAGACAATGGAGTTTGGGCAGGCCCAAATAATTATGTACACAATGTAGAATGGGTACAAAACGGAAAGTATCCGTATGAATTTTTAAGCGGAGGAGATGGGATGCAGGTTCAAATTGATACACGAACAAATCAATTGGTATACACAGGCTCTCAATTTGGTAATTACACAAAAATTAATAGAAATACTGCAGAAAGAGATTATATTACCCCTCGAGCAGAAAAGAAAGAAGAACCTTATCGATTCAACTGGCAAACACCTATTTTGTTGTCTTCTCATAATCAGGATGTTGTATATTTGGGTGGCCAATATGTTTTTCGTTCCATGAATCAAGGCAAAAAATGGCAAAAAATATCACCAGATTTAACCAAGGGGAAAGTAGAAGGAAATGTTCCTTTTGGGACAATTACCTCTTTAGCGGAAAGTACATTTAAATTTGGACAAATTATTGTTGGGACGGATGACGGAAATATTTATATAACTAAAGATAGCGGAGAAAATTGGACAAAAGTTTCGTCTAATTTGCCACAAAATTTATGGGTTTCTCGAGTGCGTTTTTCTAATTTCAATAAAAATCGTGTATATGCAACATTAAACGGATATAGAAACGACGATTTTACTACTTATGTATTTGTTTCTGAAGATTTAGGCCTTACATGGAATTCATTGACGGAAAAATTTAATGAAAATGCAGCCAATGTAATTTTAGAAGATACGGAAAATGAAAATATACTTTACTTGGGAACAGATAACGGTCTTTTTATTTCGATAGATAAGGGAAAAATCTGGCAAGATTTTTCTTCAGAAATACCAAATGTTGCTGTTCATGACTTAGTGATACAAAAAAGAGAAAAAGATTTAATTGTAGCTACTCACGGACGTTCTTTATATAAATTGAATATTTCAAATCTACAGCAAATAGATGAAAACAATAAATTATTTAAAACGGAAGAAATAGTTTTTTCAAAAAACTGGGGAAATAAAAACTATTCTTGGGGTAAAGAAAACACACCAAACGTTGAAATTTGGTATTATGTAAAAGAATTTACAAATCCTATTTTAACAATAAAAAATAAAGAGGGAATCGTTGTTTTTACCCATCAAGGCAAAGCTGAAAAAGGAATGGTTAAATTAGATTTTGATTTAAGTATTGATGAAAAAATGAAGACCAGCATTGAAAAAAAGAACACTAAAATTAAAATTAACCAAGCAGATAATAAAAAATATTATTTACCAATTGGAAAATATACAATTGAACTTGAAGCTAATGGAAAAAAAGAATCCCAAATCTTAGTAATAAAAGAAAAAAATTAA
- a CDS encoding succinate dehydrogenase cytochrome b subunit translates to MAKSAFLKSSIAKKYWMALTGLFLCLFLVGHLLGNLQLLAGRSTEAALQFNKYALFMTSNPAVKVLSYLTYLSILFHAIDGILLTIQNKKARPVAYAKKDDAASSNFSSRNMAVLGTLILVFLATHMVNFWAKMHFDKKMPLQMISAENMGQKVNFIVSTNNGLAGNDAFLGKFIPESAIDGKYYFIEGNVVYLQREFKDVNDGNKLKKEKIKIAEGYKDLHKITVDFFKSKGKLFSVIPNEGLVFTIFYVFAMLVLGFHLWHGFQSAFQSLGVNNKFTPAIKLFGKAFSVLVPLLFAVIPVYIHFILK, encoded by the coding sequence ATGGCAAAATCGGCATTTTTAAAGTCATCTATCGCAAAAAAATATTGGATGGCACTAACAGGATTGTTCTTATGCTTGTTTTTGGTAGGACACTTATTGGGTAACCTACAATTACTAGCAGGTAGAAGTACAGAAGCTGCATTGCAATTTAATAAGTATGCTTTATTCATGACCTCAAACCCTGCAGTAAAAGTACTTTCTTATCTAACGTATCTTTCAATTCTGTTTCATGCAATTGATGGAATCTTATTAACAATTCAAAACAAAAAAGCTAGACCAGTAGCTTATGCTAAAAAGGATGATGCTGCAAGCAGTAATTTTTCTTCTCGAAACATGGCTGTGTTAGGAACATTAATCTTGGTTTTCTTAGCTACACATATGGTTAACTTCTGGGCAAAAATGCATTTTGATAAAAAAATGCCGTTACAAATGATTTCAGCAGAAAACATGGGGCAAAAAGTTAATTTTATTGTTTCAACAAATAATGGATTGGCTGGTAACGATGCTTTTTTAGGTAAATTTATTCCAGAATCTGCTATTGATGGTAAATATTATTTTATTGAAGGAAATGTAGTTTATTTACAAAGAGAGTTTAAAGACGTTAATGATGGTAATAAACTTAAAAAAGAAAAAATTAAGATTGCAGAAGGGTACAAAGATTTACATAAAATTACGGTTGACTTCTTTAAAAGTAAAGGAAAGCTGTTTAGTGTTATCCCAAATGAAGGATTAGTATTTACAATTTTTTATGTATTTGCTATGCTTGTTTTAGGATTCCATTTATGGCATGGTTTTCAAAGTGCCTTCCAGTCATTAGGCGTAAATAATAAATTTACACCCGCTATTAAATTATTTGGAAAAGCGTTTTCGGTTTTAGTACCTTTATTATTCGCTGTTATTCCAGTTTATATTCACTTTATACTAAAATAA
- a CDS encoding fumarate reductase/succinate dehydrogenase flavoprotein subunit — protein MALDSKIPQGHISQKWTDHKDHLKLVAPNNRPKIDVIVVGTGLAGASAAASLGEMGYNVKAFCFQDSPRRAHSIAAQGGINAAKNYQNDGDSIYRLFYDTIKGGDYRAREANVHRLAEVSGNIIDQCVAQGVPFAREYGGLLDNRSFGGTQVQRTFYAAGQTGQQLLLGAYSALSRQIGLGRVKMYNRHEMLDIVKVDGKARGIIARNLITGELERHSAHAVIIASGGYGNVYFLSTNAMGSNVTAAWKVHKQGAYFANPCFVQIHPTCIPVHGTNQSKLTLMSESLRNSGRIWVPKNIEDAEAIRAGKLKPTQITEEDRDYFLERRYPAFGNLVPRDVASRAAKERCDAGYGIEANDTNEGVYLDFSTEIKNKGKQAAYAQGNHNPSEAEVIALGKKWVEEKYGNLFQMYEKITAENPYETPMKIYPAVHYTMGGVWVDYNLMSTIPGCFVAGEANFSDHGANRLGASALMQGLADGYFVLPYTVSNYLADEIRTGKISTDLPEFVDAENNVRQTIDRFLNNNGTKSVDYFHKKLGLIMWNKVGMARNEQGLNEAINEIAELREAFYNDVYVPGSANELNPELEKALRVADFLELGQLMAKDALLRKESCGGHFREEYQDAEGETLRDDENFSYVAAWEYQGSDASNSELHKEELKYEFIKIAARNYK, from the coding sequence ATGGCATTAGATTCTAAAATACCTCAAGGTCATATTTCTCAAAAATGGACAGACCATAAAGACCATCTTAAATTGGTTGCGCCAAATAATAGACCAAAAATTGACGTTATCGTTGTAGGTACAGGTTTAGCTGGTGCTTCAGCAGCTGCATCTCTTGGAGAGATGGGGTACAACGTAAAAGCATTTTGTTTCCAAGATTCTCCTCGTAGAGCACATTCAATTGCCGCTCAAGGAGGAATCAATGCAGCAAAGAATTATCAAAACGACGGAGATAGTATCTACAGATTATTCTATGACACCATTAAAGGAGGAGATTATCGTGCTCGTGAGGCAAACGTTCACCGGTTAGCAGAAGTTTCAGGTAATATCATAGATCAATGTGTAGCTCAAGGTGTTCCTTTTGCTCGTGAATATGGTGGTTTATTAGATAACCGTTCATTTGGTGGAACACAAGTACAACGTACATTTTATGCTGCAGGTCAAACAGGTCAGCAATTGTTATTAGGTGCTTATTCTGCTTTATCAAGACAAATTGGGCTTGGACGTGTAAAAATGTACAACCGCCACGAAATGTTAGATATTGTTAAAGTTGATGGAAAAGCACGTGGTATTATTGCACGTAATTTAATTACAGGCGAACTTGAAAGACATTCGGCTCATGCCGTAATTATTGCAAGTGGAGGGTATGGAAATGTTTATTTCTTATCTACTAATGCAATGGGAAGTAATGTTACCGCGGCTTGGAAAGTACACAAGCAAGGCGCTTATTTTGCAAATCCTTGTTTTGTGCAAATTCACCCAACATGTATACCTGTTCATGGAACCAATCAATCTAAGTTAACATTGATGTCAGAGTCATTGCGTAATTCAGGTCGTATTTGGGTGCCAAAAAATATTGAAGATGCAGAAGCAATTAGAGCAGGTAAATTAAAACCAACCCAAATTACAGAAGAAGATAGAGATTATTTCTTAGAAAGACGTTATCCTGCTTTTGGTAATTTAGTTCCAAGAGACGTAGCTTCACGAGCAGCAAAAGAGCGATGTGATGCTGGGTATGGAATTGAAGCAAATGACACAAATGAAGGCGTATATTTAGATTTCTCTACTGAAATTAAAAATAAAGGAAAACAAGCAGCTTATGCCCAAGGAAATCATAACCCATCTGAAGCAGAAGTAATCGCTTTAGGTAAAAAATGGGTAGAAGAAAAATATGGAAACTTATTCCAAATGTATGAAAAAATTACAGCGGAAAATCCATATGAAACACCAATGAAAATATATCCAGCAGTACATTATACTATGGGAGGTGTTTGGGTTGATTATAACTTAATGTCAACTATTCCAGGTTGCTTTGTTGCAGGAGAGGCAAACTTTTCTGATCACGGAGCAAATAGATTAGGTGCTTCTGCATTAATGCAAGGCTTAGCAGACGGTTATTTTGTATTACCATACACCGTTTCGAATTATTTAGCAGACGAAATTAGAACAGGAAAAATTTCTACTGATTTACCAGAATTTGTGGACGCAGAAAATAATGTTCGTCAAACTATTGATAGATTCCTTAATAATAACGGGACAAAATCTGTTGATTATTTCCACAAAAAATTAGGTTTAATTATGTGGAATAAAGTTGGTATGGCAAGAAATGAACAAGGCTTGAATGAAGCAATAAATGAAATTGCCGAATTAAGAGAAGCATTTTACAATGATGTGTATGTACCAGGTTCAGCAAACGAATTAAATCCAGAATTAGAAAAAGCACTTCGTGTAGCAGATTTTCTAGAACTTGGTCAATTAATGGCAAAAGATGCTTTATTACGAAAAGAATCTTGTGGAGGTCATTTCCGTGAAGAATATCAGGATGCAGAAGGAGAAACATTACGCGATGATGAAAACTTTTCATATGTAGCGGCATGGGAGTACCAAGGAAGTGACGCAAGTAATTCAGAACTTCACAAAGAAGAATTGAAATACGAGTTCATTAAAATAGCTGCAAGAAATTATAAATAG
- a CDS encoding succinate dehydrogenase/fumarate reductase iron-sulfur subunit, with translation MASKNINIKLKVWRQKSGQTKGKLEDYTLNNVSTDSSFLEMMDQLNEQLINEKKEPIAFDHDCREGICGMCSMFINGRAHGPDSAVTTCQLHMRSFKDGDTIYVEPFRSKAFPVIKDLVVDRSAFDRIQQAGGFVSVNTSGNTIDANATPIPKADADKAFEAAACIGCGACVATCKNGSAMLFVGAKVSQYALLPQGKVEATNRVLNMVRQMDEEGFGNCTNTGACEIECPKGISLENIARMNREYLKASLK, from the coding sequence ATGGCATCTAAAAATATTAATATTAAATTAAAAGTTTGGCGTCAAAAAAGCGGACAGACTAAAGGAAAATTAGAAGATTATACCTTAAATAATGTTTCTACAGATAGTTCTTTTTTAGAAATGATGGATCAATTGAACGAACAATTGATTAATGAAAAGAAAGAACCAATTGCATTTGATCATGATTGTCGTGAAGGAATTTGCGGAATGTGTTCTATGTTTATTAATGGTAGAGCTCATGGTCCGGATTCTGCAGTTACAACTTGTCAATTACACATGCGTTCGTTTAAAGATGGAGACACAATTTATGTAGAGCCGTTTAGAAGTAAAGCATTCCCGGTAATTAAGGATTTAGTAGTTGACAGATCAGCTTTTGATAGAATTCAACAAGCAGGAGGATTTGTTTCTGTGAATACTTCTGGAAATACTATCGATGCAAATGCAACACCAATTCCTAAAGCAGATGCAGATAAAGCCTTTGAAGCAGCAGCATGTATTGGATGTGGTGCGTGTGTAGCAACTTGTAAAAACGGTTCAGCCATGTTGTTTGTTGGAGCTAAAGTTTCTCAGTATGCATTGTTGCCTCAAGGAAAAGTAGAAGCAACTAACCGTGTATTAAACATGGTACGTCAAATGGATGAAGAAGGTTTTGGAAATTGTACCAATACTGGAGCTTGTGAAATTGAATGTCCAAAGGGGATTTCTCTTGAAAATATTGCTCGTATGAATAGAGAATATTTAAAAGCAAGTTTAAAGTAA
- a CDS encoding amidohydrolase yields MKIALLQSELVWENVQANLVHFSKQIQAITEQVELIVLPEMFTTGFTMNPANCSETMDGEVMKWMKKIAQERQAAITGSLIIKEQDTYFNRLIFVYPNGEYKFYNKRHLFALAGEDKVYGKGNEKISIDYLGWKICPLICYDLRFPVFSRNVEKFDLLIYVASWPDVRIQAWDILLKARAVENLSYVVGVNRVGEDQNNLFYPGHSQVIDPLGNYLIEPYEKEMCKIVNLDKEKLQEIRSKLNFLDDKDEFTLNL; encoded by the coding sequence ATGAAAATTGCATTACTTCAGTCTGAATTAGTTTGGGAAAATGTCCAAGCAAACCTAGTACATTTTTCAAAACAAATTCAAGCAATTACAGAGCAGGTAGAATTGATTGTATTGCCTGAAATGTTCACTACAGGGTTCACTATGAATCCAGCGAATTGTTCTGAAACAATGGATGGTGAAGTCATGAAATGGATGAAAAAAATTGCTCAAGAGCGACAAGCAGCAATAACCGGAAGTTTAATAATTAAGGAACAAGACACTTATTTTAATCGACTCATTTTTGTTTATCCCAATGGAGAGTATAAGTTTTATAATAAACGACACTTGTTTGCGCTTGCAGGAGAAGATAAAGTATATGGTAAAGGAAATGAAAAAATAAGTATTGATTATTTAGGGTGGAAAATATGCCCTTTAATCTGTTATGATTTACGATTTCCAGTTTTTTCTAGAAATGTAGAAAAATTCGATTTGTTGATATATGTAGCCAGTTGGCCCGATGTTAGAATTCAAGCTTGGGATATACTTTTAAAGGCTAGGGCAGTTGAAAATCTTTCTTATGTTGTTGGCGTAAATAGAGTAGGAGAAGATCAAAATAACTTATTTTATCCAGGACATTCTCAGGTTATTGATCCATTAGGAAATTACCTTATTGAGCCTTATGAAAAAGAGATGTGCAAAATTGTTAATTTAGACAAAGAAAAACTTCAAGAAATTCGTTCCAAGCTAAATTTTCTGGATGATAAAGATGAATTTACACTTAATTTGTAG
- a CDS encoding Ig-like domain-containing protein — MKLHSFIVTLLFSALLVGCAKRGYITGGPKDTIAPEIVKSNPKNYQTNFTGKTIRIDFSEYIKIKDINKQLIISPPMAKKPNITPQGSASKYIAIEILDSLKPNTTYSFNFGQSITDYNEGNPYSQFKYVFSTGNYVDSLKVIGKVEDAFEENTEDFVNVMLYEATTFKDSTIYKDVPVYVTNTLEKNTSFSLENIKEGTYYIAALKDKNNDFKFQAKSEKIAFLKEPIKLPSKEQYTLKLFKEKQPLKTFKPTQESNNKLFLGFEGDPKNLKISYKKNGVVEPLLHTRHPGENKDTLQLFIPKNIKDSIAVLIERESYSKTYNVKINNLKEADSLLITLKDATHNTYKDLPKLKTSTPIKKINESLIHLIRKDSSKVTFSTKINTYNQEVELIFDKEENENYTLKLFPNAIEDIYESKNDSLKFTFASGQLSDYGNLNLRLKNCKKFPFVVELLADDKTVVGTAYCEKETSVFFESIKPSLYTVRIYYDENKNKEWDTGNLLEKRQPEPLFYMPGKIDVRANWDVDQEFELTN, encoded by the coding sequence ATGAAATTACACTCTTTTATAGTAACGCTTCTTTTTTCAGCACTTTTAGTAGGTTGTGCTAAAAGAGGCTATATAACAGGTGGTCCAAAAGATACTATTGCGCCTGAAATTGTAAAAAGTAATCCGAAGAATTACCAAACTAATTTTACTGGAAAAACCATTCGAATTGATTTTAGTGAATACATAAAAATCAAGGACATTAACAAGCAACTTATTATTTCGCCTCCTATGGCTAAAAAGCCAAACATCACACCTCAAGGAAGTGCTAGTAAATATATTGCCATTGAAATTTTAGATTCTTTAAAACCAAATACAACTTATAGCTTTAATTTTGGACAAAGTATTACTGACTATAATGAAGGAAACCCTTACTCACAATTTAAATATGTTTTTTCTACAGGAAACTACGTAGATTCTTTAAAAGTAATAGGAAAAGTTGAAGACGCTTTTGAAGAAAACACGGAAGATTTTGTAAATGTAATGTTATATGAAGCAACTACATTTAAAGATTCTACAATTTATAAAGATGTGCCCGTTTATGTAACCAATACGTTAGAAAAAAACACTTCCTTTTCACTTGAAAATATAAAAGAAGGGACCTATTATATTGCAGCGCTAAAAGACAAAAACAACGATTTTAAATTCCAAGCAAAATCAGAAAAAATTGCTTTTTTAAAAGAACCTATCAAACTGCCTAGTAAAGAACAATATACGCTAAAATTGTTTAAAGAAAAACAGCCATTAAAAACATTTAAACCTACACAAGAATCAAATAATAAACTATTTTTAGGCTTTGAAGGAGATCCTAAAAACCTAAAAATATCTTATAAGAAAAATGGCGTTGTAGAACCTTTACTACATACTCGACATCCTGGAGAAAATAAAGACACCCTTCAACTATTTATCCCAAAAAACATAAAAGATTCGATTGCTGTTTTGATAGAAAGAGAGTCATATAGCAAAACTTATAATGTAAAAATTAATAATCTGAAAGAAGCTGATTCTTTATTAATTACATTAAAGGACGCAACACATAATACCTATAAAGACTTGCCAAAATTAAAAACATCTACACCCATAAAAAAAATTAACGAATCGCTTATTCATTTAATTCGAAAAGATTCTAGCAAAGTAACTTTTTCAACAAAGATAAATACCTACAATCAGGAAGTAGAATTAATTTTTGATAAAGAAGAAAATGAAAACTATACGCTTAAGCTATTTCCAAATGCAATTGAAGACATTTATGAATCTAAAAATGATTCCTTAAAATTTACTTTTGCTTCGGGGCAATTAAGTGATTATGGCAATTTAAATCTTCGTTTAAAGAATTGTAAAAAATTTCCGTTTGTTGTAGAACTATTAGCAGACGACAAAACCGTTGTAGGCACAGCCTATTGTGAAAAGGAAACCTCTGTGTTCTTTGAGTCCATAAAACCAAGTCTCTATACTGTTAGGATTTATTATGATGAAAACAAGAATAAAGAATGGGATACAGGAAATTTATTAGAAAAAAGACAACCTGAACCACTCTTTTATATGCCTGGAAAAATTGACGTAAGAGCTAATTGGGATGTTGACCAAGAATTTGAATTAACTAATTAA
- a CDS encoding ComF family protein codes for MFNFFDKIQENLLKLIYPDVCNGCNKLLVKGEAIICTSCLHELPYTFHHETQINEIDRKFYGILPFSFCISMLYFHKSGIVQNLIHNLKYKNKQEIGTFLGALYAEELKDFERIKNVTHLIPVPLHKKRLHERGYNQIDAFCESLAVALDIPLEKNVLYRNTYSKSQTKKSKTERAAIKQSLFAVRIPYEFSAPHFLLVDDVITSGATIEACAKELLKIPNATVSILTIAYAQS; via the coding sequence ATGTTTAATTTTTTCGATAAAATACAAGAAAATCTGTTAAAACTTATCTATCCAGATGTTTGCAACGGGTGCAATAAGCTATTAGTAAAAGGAGAAGCTATCATTTGTACTTCATGTTTACATGAATTACCTTATACTTTTCATCACGAAACGCAAATAAATGAAATAGATAGAAAGTTTTATGGCATACTGCCTTTTTCATTTTGTATATCGATGTTGTATTTTCACAAATCGGGGATTGTTCAAAACCTCATTCATAATCTCAAATATAAAAACAAGCAAGAAATTGGAACTTTTTTAGGGGCATTATATGCTGAAGAATTAAAAGATTTTGAAAGAATAAAAAACGTCACACATCTTATCCCTGTTCCACTTCATAAAAAACGCCTCCATGAACGGGGGTATAATCAAATTGATGCCTTTTGTGAAAGTTTGGCAGTAGCATTAGACATCCCTTTAGAAAAAAACGTGTTATATAGGAATACCTATTCTAAGTCACAGACTAAAAAATCAAAAACAGAAAGAGCGGCTATAAAACAAAGTTTATTTGCTGTTCGAATACCTTATGAGTTTTCTGCTCCTCATTTTTTGCTAGTTGATGATGTAATTACAAGTGGAGCAACTATAGAAGCGTGCGCAAAAGAATTATTAAAAATTCCTAATGCTACTGTAAGTATCCTAACAATTGCCTATGCACAATCATAA